Proteins encoded together in one Vigna angularis cultivar LongXiaoDou No.4 chromosome 5, ASM1680809v1, whole genome shotgun sequence window:
- the LOC108340476 gene encoding beta-adaptin-like protein C, giving the protein MSRNDSKYFSTTKKGEIPELKEELNSQYKDKRKDAVKKVIAAMTVGKDVSSLFTDVVNCMQTENLELKKLVYLYLINYAKSQPDLAILAVNTFVKDSQDPNPLIRALAVRTMGCIRVDKITEYLCDPLQRCLKDDDPYVRKTAAICVAKLYDINAELVEDRGFLESLKDLISDNNPMVVANAVAALAEIQDNSSRPIFELTSTTLTKLLTALNECTEWGQVFILDALSRYKAADAREAENIVERVTPRLQHANCAVVLSSVKMILQQMELITSTDVVRNLCKKMAPPLVTLLSAEPEIQYVALRNINLIVQRRPTILAHEIKVFFCKYNDPIYVKMEKLEIMIKLASDRNIDQVLLEFKEYATEVDVDFVRKAVRAIGRCAIKLERAAERCISVLLELIKIKVNYVVQEAIIVIKDIFRRYPNTYESIIATLCENLDTLDEPEAKASMIWIIGEYAERIDNADELLESFLENFPEEPAQVQLQLLTATVKLFLKKPTEGPQQMIQVVLNNATAETDNPDLRDRAYIYWRLLSTDPEAAKDVVLAEKPVITDDSNQLDTSLLDELLVNIATLSSVYHKPPDAFVTRTHSLAQKTEDGDYPEGDEIGYSESPANPANGATSPPSSSYSVPASVAPASPPPSALVPDLLGDLMGMDDSVVPLDQPTSPARPALPIVLPASTGQGLQISAQLTRQDGQIFYSMLFENNTQVPLDGFMIQFNKNTFGLAAAGPLQVPQLQPGTSTRTLLPMVLFQNMSQGPPSSLLQVAVKNNQQPVWYFNDKFSFHVLFTEDGKMERSTFLETWRSLPDSNEVSRDFPDIVVGGVDVTLDLLAASNVFFIAKRKNANQDVFYFSAKIPRGTPLLVELTTVVGNPGVKCAIKTPSPEMSTFFFEAIETLLRS; this is encoded by the exons ATGAGCAGAAACGATTCCAAGTACTTCTCCACTACTAAGAAGGGTGAAATCCCTGAACTCAAAGAGGAGCTAAATTCTCAGTACAAG GATAAAAGAAAAGATGCAGTGAAAAAGGTGATTGCTGCTATGACAGTTGGGAAGGATGTCTCTTCATTGTTCACAGATGTGGTGAATTGCATGCAAACAGAAAATTTGGAGCTGAAAAAATTGGTTTACTTATACCTGATAAATTATGCAAAGAGTCAGCCTGATCTTGCTATACTTGCTGTAAATACATTTGTGAAG GATTCACAAGATCCAAATCCTTTAATTCGTGCCTTAGCTGTACGGACAATGGGCTGCATTCGTGTTGATAAGATTACTGAGTATCTATGTGATCCCCTTCAAAGATGTCTAAAG GATGACGATCCATATGTTCGTAAGACAGCAGCCATTTGTGTTGCAAAGCTTTATGATATAAATGCAGAGTTGGTTGAGGACAGGGGTTTTCTGGAATCTCTGAAGGATTTGATATCTGATAATAATCCAATGGTGGTAGCTAATGCAGTGGCAGCACTTGCTGAAATTCAGGACAACAGTAGTAGACCCATCTTTGAGCTCACAAGTACCACACTCACAAAGCTCCTCACTGCTTTAAACGAATGTACAGA ATGGGGTCAAGTTTTTATACTGGACGCCCTTTCTAGGTACAAGGCAGCTGATGCTCGTGAGGCTGAAAACATTGTAGAAAGAGTTACACCGAGATTACAGCATGCCAATTGTGCAGTTGTACTATCGTCTGTTAAG ATGATCCTTCAACAGATGGAGCTCATCACCAGTACTGACGTGGTTCGGAATCTATGTAAAAAGATGGCTCCTCCTCTTGTGACATTGCTCTCAGCAGAACCTGAGATACAGTATGTTGCCCTGCGGAATATCAATCTTATAGTACAAAGAAGACCAACAATTCTTGCTCATGAAATTAAG GTGTTCTTCTGCAAGTACAATGATCCGATCTATGTGAAAATGGAAAAGTTAGAAATCATGATAAAACTTGCTTCAGACCGAAACATAGATCAG GTTTTATTGGAATTTAAGGAATATGCTACTGAAGTTGATGTAGATTTCGTTAGAAAAGCAGTTCGTGCAATTGGTCGTTGCGCCATCAAATTAGAAAGAGCAGCTGAAAGATGTATTAGTGTTTTGCTTGAATTGATCaagataaaagtaaattatgtGGTTCAAGAGGCTATCATTGTTATCAAAGATATATTTAGAAGATACCCCAACAC CTATGAGTCCATAATTGCAACACTTTGTGAGAACTTAGATACATTGGACGAGCCAGAAGCCAAG GCATCAATGATTTGGATAATTGGTGAATATGCGGAGAGAATTGACAATGCTGATGAACTTCTGGAAAGTTTCTTGGAAAATTTCCCTGAAGAACCTGCACAAGTCCAACTACAATTGTTGACAGCTACTGTGAAACTTTTCCTCAAGAAGCCAACTGAAGGTCCACAGCAGATGATTCAG GTTGTTTTGAACAATGCCACTGCTGAAACAGATAATCCTGATTTGCGAGATCGTGCATACATATATTGGCGTCTCCTCTCAACTGACCCTGAG GCAGCCAAGGATGTTGTGTTAGCGGAGAAGCCAGTGATAACTGATGACTCAAACCAACTTGATACCTCCCTACTTGACGAGCTTCTTGTCAACATTGCTACCTTGTCTTCTGTTTATCACAAGCCCCCAGATGCATTTGTGACCCGCACACACTCGTTAGCCCAGAAAACTGAAGATGGTGACTATCCCGAGGGAGATGAAATAGGGTATTCTGAGTCACCTGCGAATCCTGCTAATGGGGCTACTTCACCACCAAGTTCAAGCTATTCAGTGCCTGCATCTGTTGCACCAGCTTCACCTCCACCTAGTGCCCTTGTCCCCGATTTACTTGGGGATTTGATGGGCATGGATGATTCTGTTGTTCCTCTTGATCAGCCAACTAGTCCTGCCAG ACCTGCATTGCCTATTGTACTTCCCGCTTCTACTGGTCAGGGTTTACAAATCAGTGCACAGCTGACCAGGCAAGATGGTCAAATATTTTACAGTATGTTGTTTGAAAACAACACTCAAGTTCCACTTGACGGCTTCATGATTCAGTTTAACAAGAACACATTTGGCCTAGCAGCTGCTGGACCCCTTCAG GTTCCACAATTACAACCTGGGACATCAACTAGAACACTCCTTCCTATGGTTTTGTTCCAGAACATGTCCCAAGGTCCTCCTAGCTCACTTCTGCAGGTTGCTGTAAAAAACAACCAGCAACCCGTGTGGTATTTTAACGATAAATTCTCATTCCATGTCCTTTTTACCGAGGATGGTAAAATGGAACGTTCTACTTTCTTGGAG ACTTGGAGGTCCCTTCCTGATTCAAACGAGGTTTCGAGGGACTTCCCAGACATTGTGGTTGGCGGTGTGGACGTGACCTTGGACCTGCTCGCTGCATCAAACGTGTTCTTTATTGCAAAACGCAAGAATGCCAACCAAGATGTGTTTTACTTCTCAGCTAAGATCCCTCGAGGGACACCGTTATTAGTTGAGCTTACCACAGTGGTCGGAAACCCTGGTGTCAAATGCGCAATCAAGACACCAAGCCCTGAAATGTCGACATTTTTCTTCGAAGCCATCGAAACTCTTCTCAGGAGTTaa